A part of Methanobacterium bryantii genomic DNA contains:
- a CDS encoding DegT/DnrJ/EryC1/StrS family aminotransferase, with protein sequence MKIPFLDLKRQYNTIKGEVNESIGTVLDSQKFILGEEVEEFEDNMRKYCKCKDAISVASGTDALLLSIRAHDISGSVLTSTFTFFATAGAIHNSGANPKFADIKPETFNVDPEKIRKNLQDDESIKAVLPVHLFGKPAEMNEIMEITEDNDLTVIEDAAQTLGAEYRGKKVGSTGTACFSFFPSKNLGGFGDGGLITTNDDELSEKIRTLRVHGAKPKYYHHVIGYNSRLDAIHAAVLNVKLKYLDKWVQKRINNAKTYNNALKHVENLELPQISNNEKHSFNQYTIKVKKGLRDNLKDFLQNKGINTAVYYPLPLHLQPCFSSLNCKKGDFTNAELASKEVLSLPVFPELEKEEIEYTIDSISEFFNDK encoded by the coding sequence ATGAAAATTCCATTTTTAGACCTGAAAAGGCAATATAATACAATAAAAGGAGAGGTAAATGAGTCTATTGGAACTGTATTAGATTCACAAAAATTCATTCTTGGAGAAGAAGTTGAAGAATTCGAAGATAATATGAGAAAATACTGCAAATGCAAGGATGCAATAAGCGTTGCAAGTGGTACTGATGCATTACTTCTATCCATTAGGGCCCATGATATTTCTGGAAGCGTGCTAACATCCACATTCACCTTTTTTGCAACAGCTGGAGCAATACATAATTCTGGTGCAAACCCTAAATTTGCAGATATAAAACCTGAAACATTCAATGTGGACCCTGAAAAAATAAGAAAAAACCTCCAGGATGATGAAAGTATAAAAGCAGTTTTGCCAGTACATCTTTTTGGTAAACCTGCTGAAATGAATGAAATTATGGAAATAACAGAAGATAATGATTTAACAGTGATAGAAGATGCAGCTCAGACACTCGGTGCCGAGTATAGGGGGAAAAAAGTTGGATCTACAGGAACAGCATGCTTCAGTTTCTTCCCTTCCAAGAATCTCGGGGGATTTGGAGATGGTGGGTTAATAACAACTAATGATGACGAACTATCAGAAAAAATAAGGACACTCCGAGTTCATGGAGCAAAACCAAAATATTATCACCATGTTATTGGTTATAACAGCAGATTAGATGCTATTCATGCAGCTGTTTTAAACGTGAAGTTAAAATATCTGGATAAATGGGTTCAAAAAAGGATTAATAATGCCAAAACTTATAATAACGCTTTAAAACATGTTGAAAATTTAGAATTACCCCAAATATCAAATAATGAGAAACATTCATTTAACCAGTACACAATTAAGGTAAAAAAGGGTTTAAGGGACAACCTTAAAGATTTCCTGCAAAACAAGGGCATAAACACTGCAGTATATTATCCTTTACCATTACATTTACAGCCCTGCTTTTCTTCATTAAACTGCAAAAAAGGAGATTTTACAAATGCTGAACTGGCAAGTAAAGAAGTCCTTTCGTTGCCTGTTTTTCCAGAATTAGAAAAAGAAGAGATTGAATATACAATTGACAGTATTTCTGAATTTTTCAATGATAAATAA
- a CDS encoding CPBP family intramembrane glutamic endopeptidase, with protein sequence MVKKEANTTFGVKINSYDSKKHENLPNYKKGLKMFDVENHEREIRVKKVIGDIEDRQVRFVSFKKDIVLLSMYLMFIIAAEIVTAHYSVEYGLIMHTLILFALLINSSLTQSTKFSYLLRSMMILPMIRIIGLTIPLMQVTELYWFPVIAVPLFAASFVLMRSQRLNRKKVGLVLGNIPLQLTIALSGVVLGFIEYLILKPKPLIYSLNLETVLFAGIILVISTGFAEELLFRGILQKNAEKILGRLWGLLYVSILFTALHIGWNSTLDLLFVFSVALFYGYAFQKTGSLFGITLSHGISNSFLFLIMPFIFPILMQYINAIL encoded by the coding sequence ATGGTTAAAAAAGAAGCTAATACAACTTTTGGTGTAAAAATAAACTCATATGATTCAAAAAAACATGAAAATCTTCCTAATTACAAAAAAGGATTGAAAATGTTCGATGTTGAGAACCATGAAAGAGAGATCAGGGTTAAAAAAGTTATAGGTGACATTGAAGATAGACAAGTTCGATTTGTGTCCTTTAAAAAAGACATTGTCTTACTTAGCATGTATTTAATGTTTATTATTGCTGCAGAGATCGTAACTGCACATTACAGCGTGGAATATGGTTTAATAATGCATACTCTTATTCTTTTTGCTCTTCTAATTAATTCTTCTCTTACTCAGTCCACTAAATTTTCTTATCTCCTCCGGTCTATGATGATTTTGCCAATGATTAGAATTATAGGCCTTACAATACCGCTCATGCAGGTAACTGAACTTTACTGGTTCCCTGTAATAGCAGTTCCATTGTTTGCAGCATCATTTGTACTTATGAGATCTCAAAGACTTAACCGGAAAAAAGTAGGATTGGTTTTAGGTAACATTCCCCTTCAACTGACAATAGCTTTAAGTGGAGTTGTTTTAGGGTTTATTGAATATTTGATATTGAAGCCAAAACCTCTGATTTATTCTTTAAATTTAGAAACAGTTCTATTTGCAGGTATAATCCTTGTAATATCTACTGGATTTGCAGAAGAGCTCCTGTTTCGAGGGATACTTCAAAAAAATGCAGAAAAGATACTTGGAAGACTATGGGGATTACTGTATGTTTCAATACTCTTTACAGCCCTTCACATAGGCTGGAATTCAACTTTAGATCTTCTGTTTGTGTTCAGTGTAGCTCTGTTCTATGGTTATGCTTTCCAGAAAACAGGAAGCCTATTTGGTATTACACTTTCACACGGAATTTCTAACTCATTTCTGTTCCTGATCATGCCGTTTATATTTCCAATTTTAATGCAGTATATAAATGCGATTCTATAA
- a CDS encoding nucleotide sugar dehydrogenase, with translation MNWINNLKLKIRNNSAVVGIVGLGYVGLPLAVTFSKKFKVIAYNKNKKKTELLKNGKSYIEDVKNNEINLKNLYPTNNYKDLKNTDFIIIAVPTPLNKDKSPDLSYIKQAGEEIGKILKKGQFVVLKSTTYPGTTEDFLCPILEEKSNLNVTTDFGIAYSPERVDPGNKEYRIENTPNIVGGLTPEFTEICAMLFEGITGDIIKVENCKTAEAVKMIENIYRNVNIALVNELALIFEKMEIDIWETIEAAKTKPYGFTPFYPGPGVGGHCIPLDPYYLSYRAKQFGIIPRFIETAGEINDFMPIHTINLAKNALEKSGKRIRDSNVLILGLAYKANISDTRESPAIQIIEELVEIGAKFKVYDPHSDSIKTRFGNYYSENNFKESLNWADCIIIVTDHEEFKQNGELLNIIKDQQTIIVDTRNILDSIKEQQMSLVNTTNIIDSNIENIPSENPYYIKL, from the coding sequence ATGAACTGGATAAATAACTTAAAATTGAAAATTAGAAATAATTCAGCAGTTGTTGGCATTGTAGGACTTGGATATGTAGGATTACCTCTTGCAGTTACATTTTCAAAAAAATTCAAGGTTATAGCTTATAACAAGAACAAAAAGAAAACAGAATTATTAAAAAATGGAAAATCATACATAGAAGATGTTAAAAACAATGAAATTAATTTAAAAAATCTATATCCAACAAACAATTATAAAGATCTAAAAAATACTGATTTTATCATTATTGCAGTTCCAACACCATTAAATAAAGATAAAAGCCCAGATTTATCTTATATAAAACAAGCAGGTGAAGAAATTGGAAAAATACTTAAAAAAGGGCAATTTGTAGTCTTAAAAAGCACCACATATCCTGGAACTACAGAAGACTTTTTGTGTCCCATTCTTGAGGAAAAAAGTAATTTAAATGTTACAACCGATTTTGGGATAGCATATTCTCCAGAAAGAGTAGATCCCGGAAATAAAGAATATCGAATTGAAAATACTCCTAATATAGTTGGTGGTTTGACCCCTGAATTTACTGAAATATGTGCAATGTTATTTGAAGGCATCACTGGAGATATTATTAAAGTAGAAAATTGTAAAACAGCTGAAGCAGTAAAAATGATTGAGAACATTTATAGAAATGTTAATATTGCCCTCGTTAACGAACTAGCACTAATTTTTGAAAAAATGGAAATTGACATTTGGGAAACTATTGAAGCTGCCAAGACCAAACCATATGGTTTTACACCTTTTTATCCAGGTCCAGGAGTTGGTGGACACTGTATACCTCTTGATCCTTATTATCTTTCATATAGAGCAAAGCAGTTCGGTATTATTCCAAGATTTATAGAAACAGCAGGAGAAATCAATGATTTCATGCCCATACATACCATAAACTTAGCAAAAAACGCACTTGAAAAATCAGGAAAAAGAATTAGAGATTCCAATGTACTAATCTTGGGTTTAGCCTACAAAGCAAATATTAGTGATACACGAGAATCTCCAGCAATTCAAATTATTGAAGAACTCGTTGAAATCGGGGCAAAATTCAAAGTCTATGATCCCCATTCAGATTCAATAAAAACACGATTTGGAAATTATTATTCAGAAAATAACTTTAAAGAGAGCTTAAACTGGGCTGACTGTATTATAATAGTAACTGATCATGAAGAATTTAAGCAGAATGGAGAATTACTAAACATTATTAAAGATCAGCAGACCATCATTGTCGATACACGAAATATATTAGATTCGATCAAAGAACAGCAAATGTCTCTTGTTAATACAACGAATATAATTGATTCAAATATTGAAAATATTCCATCAGAGAATCCATATTACATAAAATTATAA
- a CDS encoding Gfo/Idh/MocA family oxidoreductase — protein MVKNIAIIGSGYWGKNLVRNFSELGVLKTICDLNKDVLNDFKKQHPEVHITTSFQEVIEDQDIKGIVVSTPAALHYKMVKEALNYGKDVFVEKPLSLNVNEGKELVKTAESKGNILMVGHILQYHPAVLKLYEMIKNGELGKIQYIYSNRLNLGKFRTEENILWSFAPHDISVILMFLNEMPKSLTSHAGAYLSKDIADVTFTTMEFHSGVKAHIFVSWLHPYKEQKLVVVGSKKMAVFNDVSDEKLILYPHEIEWINRIPVPRMKDAMVVKTKMSEPLKEECKHFIECIKSRNDPKTSGREGLQVLEILEASQKSLENNGKTVLIHENSYFSHSTSIVDQPCNIGKGTKIWHFSHVMTGAKIGDNCNIGQNVMIAPDVVIGNDVKIQNNVSVYTGVKINNNAFLGPSMVFTNVKNPRSFISRKNEFKETLVGEGASIGANATIVCGNTIGNYAFIGAGAVVTKNIPDYALAVGNPARITGWICECGLKLNFFNNKAVCSCGSRYEKIEDNIKKMKFLSEVVKENKKEKTM, from the coding sequence ATGGTAAAAAACATAGCAATTATTGGAAGCGGCTATTGGGGTAAAAATTTAGTTAGGAATTTCTCTGAACTTGGTGTCCTTAAAACAATTTGCGATTTGAATAAAGATGTATTAAATGATTTTAAAAAACAGCACCCCGAAGTTCATATTACAACTTCTTTTCAGGAAGTTATAGAAGATCAAGATATAAAGGGAATTGTGGTCTCTACTCCTGCAGCTTTACATTATAAAATGGTAAAGGAAGCTTTAAATTATGGAAAAGATGTATTTGTAGAAAAACCACTTTCTTTAAATGTAAATGAAGGTAAAGAACTGGTTAAAACTGCAGAAAGTAAAGGTAATATCCTGATGGTTGGACATATTCTACAGTACCACCCAGCCGTCCTTAAACTTTATGAAATGATAAAAAACGGCGAATTAGGTAAAATTCAGTATATCTATTCCAATCGTTTGAACTTAGGTAAATTCAGGACAGAAGAGAACATATTATGGAGTTTTGCGCCCCATGACATTTCTGTAATCTTAATGTTTTTAAATGAAATGCCTAAAAGCTTAACATCACATGCAGGTGCTTATTTAAGTAAAGATATAGCAGACGTTACTTTTACCACCATGGAATTTCACAGCGGTGTAAAAGCTCATATTTTTGTAAGCTGGCTCCACCCTTATAAGGAACAGAAACTGGTGGTGGTTGGCAGTAAAAAAATGGCTGTATTTAATGATGTTTCAGACGAAAAACTCATTTTATATCCCCATGAGATAGAATGGATAAATAGGATCCCTGTGCCTCGGATGAAAGATGCAATGGTAGTAAAAACAAAAATGAGCGAACCATTAAAGGAAGAATGTAAACATTTTATAGAATGCATAAAATCCAGAAATGATCCAAAAACAAGTGGAAGAGAAGGTCTTCAAGTACTTGAAATTTTAGAAGCCAGCCAGAAATCACTTGAAAATAATGGTAAAACCGTATTAATCCATGAAAATTCTTATTTTTCCCACTCTACTTCCATTGTAGATCAACCCTGCAACATAGGTAAAGGAACGAAAATCTGGCACTTTTCACATGTAATGACTGGAGCAAAAATAGGGGATAACTGTAACATTGGACAGAATGTGATGATTGCTCCAGATGTAGTTATCGGGAATGATGTTAAAATACAAAATAATGTTTCAGTTTATACTGGCGTTAAAATAAATAATAATGCTTTTCTTGGACCATCTATGGTTTTTACAAATGTTAAAAATCCTCGGAGTTTTATATCTCGAAAAAATGAATTTAAAGAAACATTAGTAGGAGAGGGTGCATCCATTGGTGCTAATGCTACCATTGTATGTGGAAATACCATTGGTAATTATGCTTTTATTGGAGCAGGGGCAGTTGTGACTAAAAATATACCCGATTATGCGCTTGCTGTCGGAAATCCTGCTAGAATCACAGGTTGGATTTGTGAATGCGGACTTAAATTAAACTTTTTTAATAACAAGGCAGTCTGCAGTTGTGGAAGCAGGTATGAAAAAATAGAGGATAATATTAAAAAAATGAAATTTCTCTCTGAAGTTGTAAAAGAGAATAAAAAAGAGAAAACAATGTGA